The Betaproteobacteria bacterium genomic sequence GGGGGAGGAGGAGACAGCAGAAGGATTTCAGTGAAACGGTTACGCGCGTCCTGGCCTGTACAAGCGTTCGTAGGATACGACCGGTTCTTTCGCCTTGGGCGAGGAGACTTTGGCGATTGCCGCGCCGGCGCGGCCGCTGACTTCGGAGACAGGCGTTCCCACGTAGCTGGCGGGCCTGCTAGGGGTCGCGGTGTAGGTGTGGCACACACCGGCGCGTCCGGGGCATTCAGCGGCGAAAACGGAGGAAGAAACCAGGGAAGCGATGGCGAGGGTGATGAGTTTGGCGTTCATTGAAAGCCCCATTCGGTTGAGTTGAGATCGAACCTTTCGATTCATGAGCACGTTGCCCATGTGCGAAAGATTACGTACTACCGAAGGGAGAATCGCGGCAGTATTGCCATCCACGCCGTGAATAATTCACGGCGCGGCGGCGGGGACTGGGGCTTCGGGACCGGGGGCTGGGTGGGGCGGGCTACGATGGGATAGGTCACCAGGCCTTGGGGGGCTTCTTGGCGATGATCATGTTGTTGCCCTCGTCCGTGATGTATCCGCCCGCGCGCAGATCCTTCAAGATGCGGCTAATCATCTCGCGCGAGCATCCCACCCGGCTGGCGATGTCTTGTTGCGTGAGACGGGCCTTGATGATGCGTTTGCCACCCTCCTCGGTGGAGAGGTCCATCAATAATTGCGCGACACGGCCGTAGACATCCATGAGCCCCAGATTACCCACGGTGCGCGTCAAGTCGCGAATGCGCTGCATGCAACTGCGCAAAATCTCGAAGGCGGCATCGGGATTCTCGGCGAGAAATCGGCGAAACTGCCCCACATTGATGACGGAGAACTTGGAGGGCTCCACCGTCATGACCGATGCCGAGCGCGGTTGGTCATCGAGCACCACGTCGCCGAAGTATTCACCGGGCCCCATTTCGCGCAGCAAGAGTTCCTTGCCCGCTTCATCTGAGAGGTAGACCTTTACCCGGCCCGATAACACGACGTACATACTGTCGCTTTCATCGCCTTCGCTCACGATGACCGTGTTCTTGGGATAAGCGCGCGTGGCACCTAACCCGACGAGTGTTTTCAGGTGCTGTTCGGGCAAACTCCACGGATGGGCGCTCGCGGGCGTAAGGTCCGTCATGTTCAAGGGGCCTGGTAACGCTTGACCGCTTCTTCGTTCCAGGTGACGCCGGACCCTGGCCTATCCGGGATCAAGGCGTTGCCGTCCTTGATCTGGATGGGCTCGTTGAGGATGGGATTGGCCCAGTCCATGTACTCTAAGTAGTGCGCCGTCGGCGTCACCGCCAGCAAGTGCGCGCTGTATTCGGGAAAGAGGTGGCTGGACATTTCCACTCCGTGGGCTTGAGCGATGGCCGCGGCCCGCATCCAGCCAGTGACGCCGCCTATGCGTTGCACGTCAGGCATCACATAATCCAGGGACTTCGCTTGCAGCGCTTGCACAAGCTCGAAGGTGTTGAGCAAGTTCTCACCCGTTTGAATGGGCGTCTTCACTTCCGCGCAGATTTTGGCGTAACCCTCGTAGTCGTCGTGCCGCGTGGGTTCCTCGATCCAATACAAGCCCTCATCGTCAAGTGCGCGGCCGCGCGCGATGGCTTGCGCCACGGTGAGGCGTTGGTTGAAATCGCACATGAGCGTGATGCCGTCTCCCACGCGTTTTTTCACCGCGCGCGCGGCGGCGACGTCCTGCGAAAAATCGTCGCGTCCCACGCGCAGCTTGATGGCTTTGAAGTTTCCTTCGGCGACCAATTTCTCCGCGTCACTGGCGGCGGATTCGGGCGGCTGAATCCACAGGCCGCAACTGTTGTAGGCGCGGATGGGTTTGATTTGCCCGCCTAGTAGCACGGCTAGTGGAACGCCCCGGGCTTGCGCCAGCACGTCCCACAATGCCTGATCGATGCCGGAGAGCGCGATGCCGATCAAGCCTGGCGTATCGAGCAGTTTCAAGCGCCCGCGCACCTTCGCATCGGAATCGATGGGTGCCACGGCGTCGCCCTTGATCAATTCGCCCAAGCCGCGCAGCGTTTCCACCATGGGTTTCAACATGGAGATGGTGTAGGTGAAGACGTAGGCGCGACCCGTGATGCCGGCATCCGTTTCCACGTCGATCAGTACCAAGGATGCATGGGGAATCGCGCCGGAGGCCGAGGTTGGGGGGCGCTTGAATGGAGGGGTGACCGCGCGCGCGATGATGTTTCGAACAACAGGAGTATTTGCCATGATGAATTCATATGGTTAGTTTCGTGCGTCCGCAGGTCGGCCGTTAGCGTAGAGCTTCAGCGCGGTGTAGACAAAATTCGTGGCCGGTGTTGGGACACCCAAGGCCTTACCCATCTCCACCACACCACC encodes the following:
- a CDS encoding mandelate racemase, coding for MANTPVVRNIIARAVTPPFKRPPTSASGAIPHASLVLIDVETDAGITGRAYVFTYTISMLKPMVETLRGLGELIKGDAVAPIDSDAKVRGRLKLLDTPGLIGIALSGIDQALWDVLAQARGVPLAVLLGGQIKPIRAYNSCGLWIQPPESAASDAEKLVAEGNFKAIKLRVGRDDFSQDVAAARAVKKRVGDGITLMCDFNQRLTVAQAIARGRALDDEGLYWIEEPTRHDDYEGYAKICAEVKTPIQTGENLLNTFELVQALQAKSLDYVMPDVQRIGGVTGWMRAAAIAQAHGVEMSSHLFPEYSAHLLAVTPTAHYLEYMDWANPILNEPIQIKDGNALIPDRPGSGVTWNEEAVKRYQAP
- a CDS encoding Crp/Fnr family transcriptional regulator, coding for MTDLTPASAHPWSLPEQHLKTLVGLGATRAYPKNTVIVSEGDESDSMYVVLSGRVKVYLSDEAGKELLLREMGPGEYFGDVVLDDQPRSASVMTVEPSKFSVINVGQFRRFLAENPDAAFEILRSCMQRIRDLTRTVGNLGLMDVYGRVAQLLMDLSTEEGGKRIIKARLTQQDIASRVGCSREMISRILKDLRAGGYITDEGNNMIIAKKPPKAW